The following proteins come from a genomic window of Microbacterium sp. JZ31:
- a CDS encoding DUF3566 domain-containing protein, with protein sequence MSTVADKLAKKSTHKTNAKQVRLRLVYVDFWSAVKLSFLAAVALAIVTIVSFFLVYMVVQTTGLIAQMDEFLASFTDGSLSISQFIGLPQVMAFATIVAILNLVVVTVLGAVVAGIYNLAVKVTGGLLVGFTSN encoded by the coding sequence ATGAGCACGGTAGCCGACAAGCTCGCCAAGAAATCCACTCACAAGACCAACGCCAAGCAGGTGCGCCTGCGGCTGGTCTACGTCGACTTCTGGTCGGCCGTGAAGCTGTCGTTCCTCGCCGCGGTGGCGCTCGCGATCGTGACGATCGTGTCGTTCTTCCTCGTCTACATGGTCGTGCAGACGACGGGCCTGATCGCGCAGATGGACGAGTTCCTCGCCAGCTTCACGGACGGCAGCCTGTCGATCTCGCAGTTCATCGGTCTGCCGCAGGTGATGGCGTTCGCCACGATCGTCGCGATCCTGAACCTCGTGGTCGTCACGGTGCTCGGCGCGGTCGTCGCCGGCATCTACAACCTCGCGGTGAAGGTCACGGGCGGGCTGCTCGTCGGCTTCACCTCGAACTGA
- the gyrB gene encoding DNA topoisomerase (ATP-hydrolyzing) subunit B, giving the protein MTMDNQDEQNAPIDPTPNGSQNGKKVGGEYGADAIQVLEGLEAVRKRPGMYIGSTGPRGLHHLVYEIVDNSVDEHLAGYCDSIVVTLLEDGGLRCVDNGRGIPVDMHKTEGKSTLEVVLTVLHAGGKFGGGGYAVSGGLHGVGSSVVNALSTRLDAVVKRQGHVWRQSFQGGGVPLAPVDKGEATDETGTTITFWPDPDIFTEGVDFDYETLRTRFQQTAFLNKGLRIELYDERPDSAEEVEREDGSTEMVKRHNVFYYERGLVDYVEYLNKVRKAERVNEDIVVLEQEQADGRMSVEIAMQWTTSYSENVFTYANMINTHEGGTHEEGFRAALTTLVNKYARANNLLKEKDDNLTGDDVREGLTAVISVKLSEPQFEGQTKTKLGNTEAKAFVQKVVGDQLSDWFERNPAQAKNVIRKAIDAATARLAARKARETARRKSVFESAAMPDKLKDCTSKDPSISEIFLVEGDSAGGSAVGGRDPHTQAILALRGKILNVERARIDKALGNKEVQAMIQAFGTGIGPEFDIDKARYHKIVLMTDADVDGQHITTLLLTLLFRYMRGLVEAGYVYLAMPPLYRLKWSNASHEYVYSDRERDALIKEGTAAGKRLPKDAGIQRYKGLGEMNDHELWDTTMNPETRTLRQVTIDDAAAADEIFSVLMGEDVESRRSFIQRNAKDVRFLDI; this is encoded by the coding sequence ATGACGATGGACAACCAGGACGAGCAGAACGCGCCGATCGATCCGACCCCGAACGGATCCCAGAACGGGAAGAAGGTCGGGGGAGAGTACGGCGCAGACGCCATCCAGGTCCTGGAGGGTCTCGAGGCGGTCCGCAAGCGCCCCGGCATGTACATCGGCTCGACGGGCCCCCGAGGACTGCACCACCTCGTGTACGAGATCGTCGACAACTCGGTGGACGAGCACCTCGCCGGCTACTGCGACTCGATCGTCGTGACGCTGCTCGAGGACGGCGGGCTGCGCTGCGTCGACAACGGCCGCGGCATCCCCGTGGACATGCACAAGACCGAGGGCAAGTCCACGCTCGAGGTCGTACTGACCGTGCTGCACGCCGGCGGCAAGTTCGGCGGCGGCGGGTATGCGGTCTCCGGCGGCCTGCACGGCGTCGGCTCGTCCGTCGTGAACGCGCTCTCCACGCGGCTCGACGCGGTCGTCAAGCGCCAGGGCCACGTGTGGCGCCAGTCGTTCCAGGGCGGCGGCGTGCCGCTCGCGCCCGTGGACAAGGGCGAGGCGACCGACGAGACCGGCACCACCATCACGTTCTGGCCGGACCCGGACATCTTCACCGAGGGCGTCGACTTCGACTACGAGACGCTGCGCACGCGCTTCCAGCAGACCGCGTTCCTGAACAAGGGCCTGCGCATCGAGCTGTACGACGAGCGTCCCGACTCGGCCGAAGAGGTCGAGCGCGAGGACGGCTCGACCGAGATGGTCAAGCGCCACAACGTCTTCTACTACGAGCGCGGCCTGGTCGACTACGTCGAATACCTGAACAAGGTGCGCAAGGCCGAGCGCGTGAACGAGGACATCGTCGTGCTCGAGCAGGAGCAGGCGGACGGCCGGATGTCGGTCGAGATCGCGATGCAGTGGACGACCTCCTACAGCGAGAACGTCTTCACCTACGCGAACATGATCAACACGCACGAGGGCGGCACGCACGAGGAGGGCTTCCGCGCGGCGCTCACGACCCTCGTGAACAAGTACGCGCGCGCGAACAACCTCCTCAAGGAGAAGGACGACAACCTCACGGGCGACGACGTGCGCGAGGGCCTCACGGCGGTCATCTCCGTGAAGCTGTCGGAGCCGCAGTTCGAGGGTCAGACCAAGACCAAGCTCGGCAACACCGAGGCCAAGGCATTCGTGCAGAAGGTCGTCGGAGACCAGCTCTCCGACTGGTTCGAGCGCAACCCCGCGCAGGCGAAGAACGTCATCCGCAAGGCGATCGACGCGGCGACCGCGCGCCTCGCGGCCCGCAAGGCCCGCGAGACCGCCCGCCGCAAGAGCGTGTTCGAGTCCGCGGCGATGCCCGACAAGCTTAAGGACTGCACGTCGAAGGACCCGTCGATCTCGGAGATCTTCCTGGTCGAGGGCGACTCGGCCGGCGGCTCGGCCGTCGGCGGCCGCGACCCGCACACGCAGGCGATCCTCGCGCTGCGTGGCAAGATCCTGAACGTCGAGCGCGCGCGCATCGACAAGGCGCTGGGCAACAAGGAAGTCCAGGCGATGATCCAGGCCTTCGGCACGGGCATCGGGCCGGAGTTCGACATCGACAAGGCGCGGTACCACAAGATCGTCCTGATGACGGATGCCGACGTCGACGGTCAGCACATCACGACGCTGCTGCTGACGCTGCTGTTCCGCTACATGCGCGGTCTCGTGGAGGCCGGCTACGTGTACCTCGCGATGCCGCCGCTGTACCGCCTGAAGTGGTCGAACGCGTCGCACGAGTACGTCTACAGCGACCGCGAGCGCGACGCCCTGATCAAGGAGGGCACCGCGGCCGGCAAGCGCCTGCCCAAGGACGCCGGCATCCAGCGCTACAAGGGTCTCGGCGAGATGAACGACCACGAGCTGTGGGACACCACCATGAATCCGGAGACCCGGACGCTGCGTCAGGTCACGATCGACGACGCGGCCGCGGCCGACGAGATCTTCTCGGTGCTCATGGGCGAGGACGTCGAGTCCCGCCGCTCGTTCATTCAGCGCAACGCCAAGGACGTGAGGTTCCTGGACATCTAG
- a CDS encoding IclR family transcriptional regulator, with product MNEQPLLVLGKIAAILDAFTLSEPTRTAPAIRAATGLPTSTTHRLLANLVEYGFLERIDDAYRIGARLAYWAGPAARSRDFAELLSPQLKALRDELGETACFFRAEQGKRVCIAVAETPHGLKQEMYVGKIQPLHVGSSGRVILAWSEALLDEITSSPLPALTGATITDPDQLRRAVAETRAAGYAITVGERLEAASGLAAPVFDSHGALVGAMTVMGPTLRMPREVCESMVDAVINAADNLTATMGGRKPAAEAVR from the coding sequence ATGAATGAACAGCCGCTGCTCGTCCTCGGCAAGATCGCGGCGATCCTGGATGCGTTCACGCTCAGCGAGCCGACCCGCACCGCGCCGGCCATCCGCGCGGCCACCGGACTGCCCACCTCGACCACGCATCGCCTTCTCGCCAACCTCGTCGAGTACGGCTTCCTCGAGCGCATCGACGACGCGTACCGCATCGGGGCGCGCCTGGCGTATTGGGCCGGTCCGGCGGCACGCAGCCGCGACTTCGCCGAACTCCTCAGTCCGCAGCTCAAGGCGCTGCGGGACGAGCTGGGTGAGACGGCGTGCTTCTTCCGAGCCGAGCAGGGCAAGCGCGTGTGCATCGCGGTCGCCGAGACGCCGCACGGCCTGAAGCAGGAGATGTACGTCGGCAAGATCCAGCCCCTGCATGTGGGCAGTTCGGGACGGGTCATCCTCGCCTGGAGCGAAGCGCTCCTGGACGAGATCACCTCCTCCCCCTTGCCCGCCCTGACCGGCGCGACCATCACCGACCCCGACCAGCTGCGACGCGCGGTGGCGGAGACGCGTGCCGCCGGCTATGCCATCACGGTCGGCGAACGTCTGGAGGCCGCGTCCGGGCTCGCGGCACCCGTGTTCGACTCGCATGGCGCGCTCGTCGGAGCGATGACGGTGATGGGACCGACGCTCCGGATGCCCCGCGAGGTGTGCGAATCGATGGTCGATGCGGTGATCAACGCCGCGGACAATCTCACCGCCACCATGGGCGGCCGCAAGCCCGCCGCGGAGGCGGTCCGCTAG
- the dnaN gene encoding DNA polymerase III subunit beta → MKFHVNRDVFSEAVSFVVKLLPQRNPQPILAGVLIEATEDGALALSAFDYEASARTTIEATVDEPGTILVHGRLLSDIASRLPNAPIQMATEEDGNIALTCGSARFALASMPVEEYPAIPEVTGESGLVPADDFATAISQVAFAASRDDVTPVLTGVQLEVTGQQLSLVATDRYRVALRDIDWDGGQQEAHALVPARTLQEVGKTFSHGGNISIAFSGSGDREIIAFTAGNKTVTSLLIKGNFPPVRRLFPEQTDHYAVVSTADLTEAVRRVALVLDRSAPLRFTFSTSSVTMDASGGEQARASESVDAHLQGEDVTLGLNPQYLLESLAAVRSEFVRITFTSSDNANKLSPVLITSQTSVEQAGNDSFKYLLQPNLLLR, encoded by the coding sequence GTGAAGTTCCACGTGAACCGCGACGTGTTCAGCGAGGCCGTGTCGTTCGTCGTCAAGCTGCTGCCCCAGCGCAATCCCCAGCCGATCCTGGCCGGCGTGCTGATCGAGGCCACCGAGGACGGCGCGCTCGCGCTGTCGGCGTTCGACTACGAGGCGTCGGCGCGTACGACGATCGAGGCGACCGTCGACGAGCCCGGCACGATCCTGGTCCACGGTCGTCTGCTGTCGGACATCGCCAGCCGCCTGCCCAATGCGCCCATCCAGATGGCGACGGAGGAAGACGGCAACATCGCGCTCACCTGCGGCTCGGCGCGGTTCGCGCTGGCCTCGATGCCCGTCGAGGAATACCCCGCGATCCCCGAGGTCACGGGCGAGTCGGGACTCGTGCCGGCGGACGACTTCGCGACCGCGATCTCGCAGGTGGCCTTCGCCGCGTCGCGCGACGACGTGACGCCCGTGCTCACGGGTGTGCAGCTCGAGGTGACCGGTCAGCAGCTCAGCCTCGTCGCGACCGACCGCTACCGCGTGGCGCTGCGCGACATCGACTGGGACGGTGGGCAGCAGGAGGCTCACGCGCTCGTGCCGGCGCGCACGCTGCAGGAGGTCGGCAAGACGTTCTCGCACGGCGGCAACATCTCGATCGCGTTCTCGGGATCGGGCGACCGCGAGATCATCGCGTTCACGGCCGGCAACAAGACCGTCACGTCGCTGCTGATCAAGGGCAACTTCCCGCCCGTCCGTCGCCTGTTCCCCGAGCAGACCGATCACTACGCGGTGGTCAGCACTGCCGACCTCACCGAGGCCGTCCGTCGTGTGGCCCTCGTGCTCGACCGGTCGGCGCCGCTGCGCTTCACGTTCTCGACGTCGTCCGTGACCATGGACGCCTCGGGCGGCGAGCAGGCACGCGCGTCCGAGTCGGTCGACGCCCACCTGCAGGGCGAGGACGTCACGCTCGGACTGAACCCGCAGTACCTGCTCGAGTCGCTCGCTGCCGTCCGCAGCGAGTTCGTGCGGATCACGTTCACCTCGAGCGACAACGCCAACAAGCTCAGCCCCGTGCTGATCACCAGCCAGACCTCCGTCGAGCAGGCGGGCAACGACTCGTTCAAGTACCTGCTGCAGCCCAACCTGCTGCTGCGGTAA
- a CDS encoding DUF721 domain-containing protein: MTGDEIPETISTYLRLRGLEPSRRAQWRNKKRRSEDDENQPFTPGRDPGSLGDALDKLTTAHGWAPQLAREDLVRQWEDVAGAETAQHASPVSLTDGMLTIQCDSTAWAKNLSYMRAQILTQIVTRYPEAGVSSVRFVGPDVPTWKWGRRSIPGRGPRDTYG, from the coding sequence GTGACCGGCGACGAGATCCCCGAGACCATTTCGACCTACCTGCGGCTGCGCGGGCTCGAGCCGAGCCGCCGGGCGCAGTGGCGCAACAAGAAGCGCCGCTCCGAGGACGACGAGAACCAGCCGTTCACGCCGGGGCGCGATCCCGGCTCGCTCGGCGACGCGCTCGACAAGCTCACCACCGCGCACGGATGGGCGCCGCAGCTGGCCCGCGAGGACCTCGTGCGCCAGTGGGAGGACGTGGCGGGCGCCGAGACGGCGCAGCATGCGAGCCCGGTGTCCCTCACGGACGGCATGCTCACGATCCAGTGCGACTCGACCGCCTGGGCCAAGAACCTGTCGTACATGCGCGCCCAGATCCTCACGCAGATCGTCACGCGGTACCCGGAGGCGGGCGTGTCGTCGGTGCGCTTCGTGGGGCCGGACGTCCCCACCTGGAAATGGGGTCGCAGATCGATTCCAGGGCGTGGCCCGCGCGATACCTACGGCTAG
- a CDS encoding META domain-containing protein, which yields MRTRLVALPSLAASALVLLAACAGPDGSAFAGEWGGPAPSAHVAISEDGSFSGSDGCNIVFGTGEFSGDRFEFGDDVARTLMACPDSTVTIDPWPEAARIEGEELILLDDEDAELGRLPRMGDVEED from the coding sequence ATGCGCACCCGCCTCGTCGCCCTCCCCTCCCTGGCCGCCTCCGCGCTCGTCCTGCTCGCGGCGTGCGCCGGGCCGGACGGCTCGGCGTTCGCCGGCGAGTGGGGCGGTCCGGCTCCGAGCGCGCACGTCGCGATCTCCGAGGACGGCAGCTTCTCGGGATCCGACGGCTGCAACATCGTCTTCGGCACGGGCGAGTTCTCCGGCGACCGCTTCGAGTTCGGCGACGATGTCGCCCGCACGCTCATGGCCTGTCCCGACAGCACCGTGACCATCGATCCCTGGCCCGAAGCGGCCCGCATCGAGGGCGAGGAGCTCATCCTGCTCGACGACGAGGACGCCGAGCTCGGTCGCCTGCCGCGCATGGGCGACGTCGAAGAGGACTGA
- the recF gene encoding DNA replication/repair protein RecF (All proteins in this family for which functions are known are DNA-binding proteins that assist the filamentation of RecA onto DNA for the initiation of recombination or recombinational repair.) translates to MIVEHLSLKDFRNYAEAELALRPGPNVLVGRNGQGKTNLAEAIAYLATLGSHRVSADAPLVREGCDAAFVRARLAHGERRVTLELQLNKQGSNKARIGGSPVRTNELPRYAQVVLFAPEDLQIVRGDPSSRRRFADQLLIQRTPRMSAVLADYDRTLRQRTALLKSARARGLKAAQLPTLDVWDDKLVALGSEIIDARTRLAQDLSAPVSAAYAAIAGEDHRPQLEWALSVRGGDPEEGDDHQEAGAGATAELFRAALADKRAAELDRGLTLVGPHRDDLVLRVRGLPVKGYASHGESWSVALALRLASAELLRAESPGGDPVLILDDVFAELDADRRARLAGVVADYEQVVVTAAVANDVPEALRANAVRIEGGRVLGPLSEHPLVPAGGEA, encoded by the coding sequence ATGATCGTGGAGCACCTGAGCCTGAAGGACTTCCGCAACTACGCGGAAGCCGAGCTCGCGCTCCGCCCCGGGCCGAATGTGCTCGTCGGACGCAACGGCCAGGGGAAGACGAACCTCGCCGAGGCGATCGCCTACCTCGCCACGCTCGGCTCCCACCGCGTCTCCGCGGATGCGCCCCTCGTCCGCGAGGGCTGCGACGCCGCATTCGTGCGGGCCCGGCTCGCGCACGGCGAGCGGCGCGTGACGCTCGAGCTGCAGCTCAACAAGCAGGGCTCGAACAAGGCGCGCATCGGCGGGTCCCCCGTGCGCACGAACGAGCTGCCGCGGTACGCGCAGGTGGTGCTGTTCGCTCCCGAGGACCTGCAGATCGTGCGCGGCGACCCGTCGTCGCGCCGCCGGTTCGCCGACCAGCTGCTGATCCAGCGCACGCCGCGGATGTCTGCGGTGCTGGCCGACTACGACCGGACTCTCCGTCAGCGCACCGCGCTGCTGAAGTCCGCGCGGGCGCGCGGCCTCAAGGCCGCGCAGCTGCCGACCCTCGACGTGTGGGACGACAAGCTCGTCGCCCTGGGATCCGAGATCATCGACGCGCGCACGCGACTCGCGCAGGATCTGAGCGCTCCCGTCTCGGCGGCGTATGCCGCGATCGCGGGAGAGGACCACCGGCCGCAGCTCGAGTGGGCGCTGTCGGTGCGCGGCGGCGATCCCGAGGAGGGCGACGACCATCAGGAGGCGGGCGCGGGAGCGACGGCCGAGCTGTTCCGGGCGGCACTCGCCGACAAGCGCGCGGCCGAGCTCGATCGCGGGCTCACGCTCGTCGGGCCGCATCGCGACGACCTCGTCCTGCGGGTGCGGGGTCTTCCCGTGAAGGGGTACGCCTCGCACGGCGAGTCGTGGTCGGTCGCGCTCGCGTTGCGGCTCGCATCCGCCGAGCTGCTGCGCGCGGAGTCGCCCGGTGGCGATCCGGTGCTGATCCTCGACGATGTCTTCGCCGAGCTCGACGCCGACCGTCGCGCCCGCCTCGCCGGCGTGGTCGCCGACTACGAGCAGGTCGTCGTGACGGCCGCGGTGGCGAACGACGTGCCCGAGGCGCTGCGCGCCAATGCGGTGCGCATCGAGGGCGGCCGCGTCCTGGGCCCCCTGAGCGAGCATCCGCTCGTCCCGGCGGGAGGCGAGGCGTGA
- the gyrA gene encoding DNA gyrase subunit A has product MTDDNDEQRPDITASHNHGRIDQVDLQSEMQRSYLDYAMSVIVGRALPDVRDGLKPVHRRVVYAMYDGGYRPDKKFSKCARVVGEVMGQYHPHGDSAIYDALVRLVQPWSLRYPLAQGQGNFGSPGNQGAAAPRYTETKMAALALEMVRDIEQDTVDFHDNYDGETQEPAVLPARFPNLLVNGSVGIAVGMATNIPPHNLREVADGALFALENPGLPREELLEGLMQRIPGPDFPTGAQILGTKGIHEAYRTGRGSVTMRAVVEIEEIQGRTCLVITELPYQVNPDNLAVKIGELAREGKVTGIADIRDETSGRTGQRLVVVLKRDAVAKVVLNNLYKHTELQTNFGANMLAIVDGVPRTLSLDGFIGYWIAHQLDVIVRRTKFRLRKAEERMHILRGYLAALDALDEVIALIRRSPTVDEAREGLKDLLKIDEIQADAILSMQLRRLAALERQKIIDEAAELEAQIEDYKAIIADESRQRAIVREELTDIVSRFGDERRTHILHGFDGDVSMEDLIAEEDMVVTVTREGYVKRTRSDNYRSQRRGGKGVRGAQLRADDVVEHFFVTTTHHWLLFFTTKGRVYRTKTYELPEAGRDAKGMHVANLLALQPDEQIAQIIELKDYEAAENLVLVTRAGLVKKTRLAEYDSNRQGGIIAIKLREDDELISALLVDSSDDILLISRGGQSLRFSATDEALRPLGRSTSGVKGMSFREDDSLLSASVVRDEGFVFVVTEGGYAKRTRVDEYKVQGRGGLGIKVAKLSDERGGLAGGLIVSEDDEVLVVLAKGKVVRSAVAEVPAKGRDTMGVLFARPDKDDRILAIARNTERAAVALDETDGEAAVDEAPETAPDTPGENA; this is encoded by the coding sequence ATGACTGACGACAACGACGAGCAGCGCCCCGACATCACGGCGTCGCACAACCACGGCCGGATCGACCAGGTCGACCTGCAGTCGGAGATGCAGCGCAGCTATCTCGACTACGCGATGAGCGTGATCGTCGGGCGCGCGCTGCCCGACGTGCGCGACGGTCTCAAGCCCGTCCACCGCCGCGTCGTGTACGCGATGTACGACGGCGGCTACCGTCCCGACAAGAAGTTCTCGAAGTGCGCCCGCGTCGTGGGCGAGGTCATGGGTCAGTACCACCCGCACGGCGACTCGGCGATCTACGACGCCCTCGTCCGCCTCGTGCAGCCGTGGTCCCTGCGCTACCCGCTCGCACAGGGACAGGGCAACTTCGGCTCGCCGGGCAACCAGGGCGCCGCGGCCCCGCGGTACACCGAGACCAAGATGGCCGCGCTCGCGCTCGAGATGGTGCGCGACATCGAGCAGGACACGGTCGACTTCCACGACAACTACGACGGCGAGACGCAGGAGCCGGCGGTCCTGCCGGCGCGGTTCCCCAACCTCCTCGTCAACGGATCGGTCGGCATCGCGGTCGGCATGGCCACGAACATCCCGCCGCACAACCTGCGCGAGGTGGCCGACGGCGCGCTGTTCGCGCTCGAGAACCCCGGCCTGCCGCGCGAGGAGCTGCTCGAGGGCCTGATGCAGCGCATCCCCGGCCCGGACTTCCCGACCGGCGCGCAGATCCTCGGCACCAAGGGCATCCACGAGGCCTACCGCACGGGTCGCGGGTCCGTCACGATGCGCGCCGTGGTCGAGATCGAGGAGATCCAGGGCCGCACGTGCCTCGTGATCACCGAGCTGCCCTACCAGGTCAACCCCGACAACCTCGCCGTCAAGATCGGCGAGCTCGCGCGCGAGGGCAAGGTCACGGGCATCGCCGACATCCGCGACGAGACCTCCGGCCGCACCGGCCAGCGTCTCGTGGTCGTGCTCAAGCGCGACGCGGTCGCGAAGGTCGTGCTGAACAACCTGTACAAGCACACCGAGCTGCAGACCAACTTCGGGGCGAACATGCTCGCCATCGTCGACGGCGTGCCGCGCACGCTCTCGCTCGACGGCTTCATCGGGTACTGGATCGCCCACCAGCTCGACGTCATCGTGCGCCGCACCAAGTTCCGCCTCCGCAAGGCGGAGGAGCGCATGCACATCCTGCGCGGCTACCTCGCGGCGCTGGACGCACTCGACGAGGTCATCGCGCTGATCCGCCGCTCGCCCACGGTCGACGAGGCGCGCGAGGGTCTGAAGGACCTGCTGAAGATCGACGAGATCCAGGCCGACGCCATCCTGTCGATGCAGCTGCGCCGCCTGGCCGCGCTCGAGCGTCAGAAGATCATCGACGAGGCGGCCGAGCTCGAGGCGCAGATCGAGGACTACAAGGCGATCATCGCCGACGAGTCCCGCCAGCGCGCCATCGTGCGCGAGGAGCTCACCGACATCGTGTCGCGCTTCGGCGACGAGCGGCGCACGCACATCCTGCACGGCTTCGACGGCGACGTCTCCATGGAGGACCTCATCGCCGAGGAGGACATGGTCGTCACGGTCACGCGCGAGGGCTACGTCAAGCGCACCCGCAGCGACAACTACCGGTCGCAGCGCCGCGGCGGCAAGGGCGTGCGCGGCGCGCAGCTGCGCGCGGACGACGTGGTCGAGCACTTCTTCGTCACGACCACGCACCACTGGCTGCTGTTCTTCACGACCAAGGGACGCGTCTACCGCACGAAGACGTACGAGCTGCCCGAGGCCGGACGCGACGCGAAGGGCATGCACGTCGCGAACCTGCTCGCCCTGCAGCCGGATGAGCAGATCGCGCAGATCATCGAGCTCAAGGACTACGAGGCGGCCGAGAACCTGGTGCTCGTCACGCGCGCGGGACTCGTGAAGAAGACGCGTCTCGCCGAGTACGACTCGAACCGCCAGGGCGGCATCATCGCGATCAAGCTGCGCGAGGACGACGAGCTGATCAGCGCGCTGCTCGTCGACTCGTCCGACGACATCCTGCTGATCAGCCGCGGCGGGCAGTCGCTGCGGTTCTCGGCGACCGATGAGGCGCTCCGGCCGCTCGGCCGCTCGACGAGCGGCGTCAAGGGCATGTCCTTCCGCGAGGACGACAGCCTGCTGTCGGCCTCGGTCGTGCGCGACGAGGGCTTCGTGTTCGTCGTGACGGAGGGCGGCTACGCCAAGCGCACCCGCGTCGACGAGTACAAGGTGCAGGGCCGCGGCGGCCTCGGCATCAAGGTCGCGAAGCTGTCGGACGAGCGGGGCGGCCTCGCCGGCGGCCTGATCGTCTCGGAGGACGACGAGGTCCTCGTGGTTCTCGCCAAGGGCAAGGTGGTACGCTCGGCCGTTGCCGAGGTCCCCGCCAAGGGCCGCGACACCATGGGCGTGCTGTTTGCGCGTCCGGACAAGGACGACCGCATCCTCGCCATCGCGCGCAACACCGAGCGCGCGGCGGTGGCCCTGGACGAGACCGACGGCGAGGCCGCGGTCGATGAGGCGCCCGAGACCGCGCCCGACACCCCCGGAGAGAACGCATGA
- the dnaA gene encoding chromosomal replication initiator protein DnaA, which yields MGGTLYLAVPNDLTAAQITKRLREPIMEALARVGGDAQSFRVTVSPDLSEAQLPTTLPPIENPPPQQRPVEAPTDAHTPSRSDTRLNPKYTFDNFVIGQSNRFAHAAAVAVAEAPAKAYNPLFIYGDSGLGKTHLLHAIGDYAQSLFAGVRVRYVSSEEFTNDFINSIANNRGAAFNARYRDVDILLIDDIQFLQGKAETQEAFFHTFNTLHDHDKQVVITSDVAPKHLTGFEDRMRSRFEWGLITDVQAPDLETRIAILRKKAQSERLYIPDDVVEYIATVVSTNIRELEGALIRVSAFASLNRSEVDIQLAQNVLRDIVDQTEDNVVSENDIITATAAYFKLTVDDLYGSSRSQAVAQARQIAMYLCRERTSLSLPKIGQLFGGRDHTTVMYAYKKISDLMKERRSIYNQVTEITTQLGRR from the coding sequence ATGGGCGGGACGCTCTATCTCGCGGTTCCCAACGACCTGACCGCCGCGCAGATCACCAAGCGCCTGCGCGAGCCCATCATGGAGGCGCTCGCCCGGGTGGGCGGCGATGCCCAGTCGTTCCGCGTCACCGTGAGCCCCGACCTCTCCGAGGCCCAGCTGCCGACCACGCTTCCCCCGATCGAGAACCCGCCTCCGCAGCAGCGCCCGGTCGAGGCCCCGACGGACGCGCACACCCCCAGCCGCAGCGACACCCGGCTGAACCCGAAGTACACGTTCGACAACTTCGTGATCGGCCAGTCGAACCGATTCGCGCATGCCGCGGCCGTCGCGGTCGCGGAGGCGCCCGCCAAGGCGTACAACCCGCTGTTCATCTACGGCGACTCGGGCCTCGGCAAGACGCACCTGCTGCACGCGATCGGCGACTACGCGCAGAGCCTGTTCGCCGGCGTCCGCGTCAGGTACGTCTCGAGCGAGGAGTTCACGAACGACTTCATCAACTCGATCGCCAACAACCGGGGAGCGGCATTCAACGCGCGCTACCGCGACGTGGACATCCTGCTGATCGACGACATCCAGTTCCTGCAGGGGAAGGCCGAGACCCAGGAGGCCTTCTTCCACACCTTCAACACGCTGCACGACCATGACAAGCAGGTCGTCATCACGTCGGATGTCGCTCCCAAGCACCTCACCGGCTTCGAGGACCGGATGCGCAGCCGCTTCGAGTGGGGTCTGATCACCGACGTGCAGGCCCCCGACCTCGAGACCCGCATCGCGATCCTGCGCAAGAAGGCGCAGTCCGAGCGCCTCTACATCCCCGACGACGTCGTGGAGTACATCGCCACCGTCGTCTCGACGAACATCCGCGAGCTCGAGGGCGCGCTGATCCGCGTCTCGGCCTTCGCCAGTCTGAACCGCTCGGAGGTCGACATCCAGCTCGCGCAGAACGTGCTGCGCGACATCGTCGACCAGACAGAGGACAACGTGGTGTCGGAGAACGACATCATCACGGCGACCGCCGCCTACTTCAAGCTCACGGTCGACGACCTGTACGGCTCCAGCCGTTCCCAGGCGGTCGCGCAGGCGCGTCAGATCGCGATGTATCTGTGCCGCGAGCGCACGAGCCTGTCGCTCCCGAAGATCGGACAGCTGTTCGGCGGGCGCGATCACACGACGGTGATGTACGCGTACAAGAAGATCAGCGACCTCATGAAGGAGCGCCGCTCGATCTACAACCAGGTCACCGAGATCACCACGCAGCTCGGCCGTCGCTGA